In Aneurinibacillus migulanus, the genomic window GAACCTCAATATCACGCCGACGCAGCAAATGGCGTTCAATAAAAAATGCATCAAGGCCCGTAAACAGCATGAGTCCCCCGATTCCCGCTACAAGTCGCTTAATGAAGCTTCGGCGATTCATTCTCTTCTCTCGGTTCATGTTAGCCCCCTTTCACGTTCGCACTTTTATGGAAAATACGCTACTATAGGAAAAAGTGATATGCAAGAGAAAATAGAAAACCGGGAGGTCGTTCTATGAATGCCGAACAAATTCGACATTTGCTGAATAAAGCCAGACATGCTGTATTTCTTGGCATACCAATGCCGGAAGGAGAAACGCCAAGAACACAGGAAGAATATCTAGAAGCGTACGAAGCAAGGGTAGAACGCAATCCACTCCGGGAAACTGCGTTGCTACGCGAGGCCATCATGCCGCTGCTTTCCATCTATCAGGAAAAATGGCGCAACGATAACCGTGCGGCCGAGATGATGACCGGCACTTCTCTTCCAGAGCCTCACGATGAAGATGACTGGCTGCAGGAAGTATATGATGAGATGATGAATACGGATACAGAGGAAGAATGGCGACAATTTGTCACAAGATTTACTGATTAATTTCGTTATAATATACATGAACAAAACTCCTTCTTACTTCATTTTGAAAAACGGAGGTCCTTCATATAATGAATATGCGTGCAAAGAAGCTATTTTTCTTAGCTGCCTCTCTCCTGTTAATGCTCAGTGCTGGACTAATCGGATGTTCCTCTAAGGAAGAACCAACGCATCAGGAAGGACATGCTGTACATCAGGAACAATTACCAGGCGGAGATATTTTAGAAACAACCGCGGGTCCTAACGCGCTTCCTTCCTTTCTTAACGGTTTTGATCCACAAGTCGCTAAGGTATATCAAGCCGTAGGACAAAATCACGAAATAGTCGAACATATGGCTTGCTACTGCGGCTGTGGTGAAAGCGTAGGGCATAAAAGCAA contains:
- a CDS encoding PCYCGC motif-containing (lipo)protein; the encoded protein is MRAKKLFFLAASLLLMLSAGLIGCSSKEEPTHQEGHAVHQEQLPGGDILETTAGPNALPSFLNGFDPQVAKVYQAVGQNHEIVEHMACYCGCGESVGHKSNRDCFIQEVKPDGQIVWNSHGTTCANCMNIAAEAIVMKQKGKGLLEIRQYIDNKYKEGFAKPTPTPMPQA